One window of Triticum dicoccoides isolate Atlit2015 ecotype Zavitan chromosome 5A, WEW_v2.0, whole genome shotgun sequence genomic DNA carries:
- the LOC119300436 gene encoding DELLA protein SLR1-like, protein MGHFAFGWQGKEPAAANSPSGAGATLSLQSVQGTAAATTGADTAHCLDPATYAPAVPPMVPPPVAEATARRCQEAENIAVYLIHVLHKFAETIEAGDYAAAAGKLAEARTMLATSVSTTTGIGRVASHFAAALAQRLFPASPQYSFALDASTERAGELYRRFYDAGPYLKFAHFTANQAILEAFEGCDRVHVVDLAIKQGMQWPALIQALSIRPGGPPSVRITGVGSAPGADEVGLRLAEFARTMNVPFSFQRVTDDSLDQLQPWMFQVLPGEAVAVNSICQLHRLLVNPDAASTSLPTPIDVVLGWIASMQPRVFTVVEQEADHNKPRLVTRFDNAMFYYGSVLDSMEAMSVSRGGAIGNGAGADAYVQREIFNIVCYEGSARTERHEPLAYWCARLWRTGLTHVPLGPSAAYQAAKFVRVFSGTGFRVQEIGGCLSLAWHDHPLFTVSVWSAMPADGAGTAKEHADKHKLKMSIGESSGAATCQTPRRSERA, encoded by the coding sequence ATGGGCCATTTCGCCTTCGGCTGGCAGGGCAAGGAACCCGCCGCCGCCAACTCCCCGTCCGGCGCGGGTGCTACGCTATCTCTCCAGTCCGTCCAGGGCACCGCCGCCGCGACGACCGGCGCTGACACGGCGCACTGCCTCGACCCAGCCACGTACGCGCCCGCAGTCCCACCCATGGTCCCGCCGCCCGTTGCGGAGGCGACGGCGAGGAGGTGCCAGGAAGCGGAGAACATCGCGGTCTATCTCATCCACGTCCTTCACAAGTTCGCTGAAACCATCGAGGCGGGCGACTATGCGGCCGCGGCCGGCAAGCTCGCCGAGGCACGCACGATGCTCGCGACGTCTGTCTCGACGACCACCGGGATCGGCCGCGTCGCCAGCCACTTCGCCGCCGCGCTTGCCCAACGCCTCTTCCCGGCGTCACCGCAGTACTCCTTCGCGCTGGACGCCTCGACGGAGCGCGCTGGCGAGCTCTACCGTCGGTTCTACGatgcggggccctacctcaagttcGCGCACTTCACGGCCAACCAGGCCATCCTCGAGGCGTTTGAGGGCTGCGACCGCGTGCATGTCGTGGATCTCGCCATCAAGCAAGGCATGCAGTGGCCTGCCCTCATCCAGGCTCTCTCCATCCGCCCTGGCGGCCCGCCGTCCGTCCGCATCACCGGCGTCGGATCTGCGCCCGGCGCCGACGAAGTTGGCCTCCGCCTCGCCGAGTTCGCGCGCACCATGAACGTCCCCTTCTCATTTCAAAGGGTCACCGATGACAGCCTGGATCAGCTCCAGCCGTGGATGTTCCAGGTCCTCCCCggagaggcggtggccgtgaactccATATGCCAACTCCACCGCCTCCTGGTGAACCCGGATGCCGCATCCACGTCTCTCCCCACTCCCATCGACGTCGTGCTCGGCTGGATCGCGTCCATGCAGCCCAGGGTGTTCACGGTGGTGGAGCAGGAGGCGGACCACAACAAGCCGCGGCTGGTGACACGCTTCGACAATGCCATGTTCTACTACGGCTCCGTGCTCGACTCCATGGAGGCCATGTCCGTGAGCCGTGGCGGCGCCATCGGCAACGGAGCCGGCGCTGACGCATACGTGCAGAGGGAGATCTTCAACATCGTATGCTACGAGGGCAGCGCCCGCACCGAGCGCCACGAGCCGCTGGCATACTGGTGCGCTCGCCTCTGGCGCACGGGTCTCACCCACGTGCCACTGGGTCCGAGCGCGGCCTACCAGGCCGCCAAGTTTGTCCGCGTGTTCTCCGGCACTGGATTCCGTGTCCAGGAGATCGGCGGTTGCCTCTCGCTCGCGTGGCACGACCACCCCCTGTTCACGGTGTCCGTGTGGAGTGCAATGCCCGCCGACGGCGCCGGCACTGCCAAGGAGCACGCCGATAAGCACAAGTTGAAGATGAGCATCGGCGAGAGCAGCGGCGCGGCCACCTGCCAGACGCCGAGGCGCAGTGAAAGAGCGTGA